The following DNA comes from Geobacter sp..
GTGGTCGGCGGGGTGGCGACCGCCCTCAACCTGGAGAACATGACGACCATCAACATGGAGCGCCTGGCTTACCTCCGCTCGCTCATGGAAGAGACCAGGGATTTCGTGCAGAAGGTCTACTATCCCGACATGATCGCCATCGCCTCTGCCTACAAGGAGTGGTTCAAATACGGTGCCGGGGTCACCAACTACCTGGCCGTTCCCGAATTCCCCGAAGATACCAAGAATACCCAGTTCGCCCTGAACGGTGGAATCTTCTTCAACGGCGACCTTGGCACCTTCAAGGCGATCACCAATCACCAGGACCCTTACCTGATCGACAATATCAGCGAAGGTGTCGCCCATGCCTGGTACGAGGGTTCCGCAACCCACCACCCGTGGGAAGGGGAAACGAAGCCGGAGTACACCGACTTCCAGGAAAACGGCAAGTACAGCTGGTGCAAGTCGCCCCGCTTCGCCGGCAGACCGGTCCAGGTCGGGCCGCCGGCCCAGCTCTTTGCCGCCTATGCCGGCGGCAACCAGAAGGTCAAGAAGCTGGTGGATACAACCTGCCAGAAGATCGGCGTCTCGGTGCGCGACCTCCACTCCACCATGGGGCGCCTGGGGGCCAGGGCCATCAGGGCCCACCTCATGGCCGACCTCTCCCTGGAATACCTGGACAAGCTGGTTACCAACCTGGGCAAGGGTGACACCATCTACGCCAACCACACCGAGATCCCCAGCGGCGAATACAAGGGGGTCGGGTTCCACGAGGCGCCGCGCGGCAGCCTCTCCCACTGGATGGTGATCGACGGCAAGAAGATCAAGAACTACCAGGCCGTGGTCCCCTCCACCTGGAACGCCTCTCCCCGCGACGAAAAGGGGAATCTCGGCCCCTACGAGGCATCCCTGGTGGGAAACCCGGTGGCGCAGGAGGACAAGCCGCTGGAGGTGCTCCGGACCATCCATTCCTTTGACCCGTGCATTGCCTGTGCGGTGCATGCAGTGGACCCGGAAGGGAAGGAAATCACCTCGGTCAAGGTATTGTAGGAAACGCCCACTTTTCCGCAATATCTGCGTAAGTCTTCGGGATTGATTGTGCGGCGTAGCGCTGCTACGCCTCCGCTCAATCCCTCGACAGCCTTGATCTTGCGAAAAATTGAGCGTTTGCAGGCAACAAAAAAAAGGAAACTCTTATGAAAACATTGATTTTTGGTGCCGGCAACCTGCTCCTTTCCGATGAAGGGTTCGGGGTCCACTGCATCAGATACCTGGAAAAACACTACTCGTTCCCCGAGGAGGTCGAGCTCTACGACGGCGGCACCCTGGGGATCATGGTGACCCACAAGTTCGAGGAGGCCGAGCGGGCCTACATTATCGACGTGGTCGAGGCGGCCGGAACGCCGGGGGAACTGCTCCGCTTCGAGAAGGACGACATCATGCTGAACCGGATCCCGGTGAAGCTCTCCCCCCACCAGATCGGCATCCAGGAGATGCTGCTGTTGAGCGAGATGCGCGGCGGCAGCCCGGACCGGATCACCCTAATCGGCGTCATCCCGGAATCGCTGGACGCAAGCGACCAGCTCTCCCCCACCCTCCAGGCTCGTCTCGACGACGTAGCCGGGATGATCCTGAAAGACCTTGCAGCAGACGGCGTTGCCGTCCTGCCCATGGCGGCGTGACGGACCGGCAGAAAGAAACGTCCATGCCTGAAAGGAGATAAAAAATGTTTGGCATCGGTATGCCGGAGCTGTTCATCATCCTGGCCATCCTCCTGGTCGTGGTCGGTCCCTCCAAATTGCCCCAGATCGGCCAGGCGCTGGGAAGCGGCATCAGGAACTTCAAGAAGGCCTCGACCAGCGACGACGTGACCAAAATACACGAATAGTACTACTCTCTGCGCACAAGAAAACCCGCCGCTCGATACGGCGGGTTTTCTCATTCCCACCCCTGTTCGATGAAAAAATCCCTGCCCGGATCGCCCCGTCCTACCCAGCAATCTGTCCATTACCTTGTTTTTCTTTGCTTTCTCTTTCGGTACCCCCCCGGCAGCGCCGGCACACTGCATCTCCTTAACCCGGAAAATATTCTTGACAGTCCCGTGACATGACGATATTTTGAATGAACATTCATTCCGAATATGGAAGGCGATCTATGTCAAAACCGGACAAGCGTGAAGAAATCATCCGCGCGGCTTTGGAATTAATGGCGGAACAGGGCTTCCATGGCGCTCCCATGGCCATGATCGCCGAACGGGCCGGTGTGGGGGCCGGGACGATCTACCGTTATTTCGAGAACCGGGATGTCCTCATCAACGAATTGTACCGGACACTCGAAGGATTGATGTACCCGTACATCCTGGACGGCTACTCCACCGAAGCCCCGTTCAGGGCGCGCTTTCTCCATCTGGGCACGGCGCTCTTGCGCTACTTTATCGAGCACCCCCTGCATTTCCGCTACCTGGAGCAGTTTCACAACTCCCCCTACGGAGTGGCCTTCCGGCGGGACAAGCTTCTGGGAAACGAGAAAAGGTGCGAGGTCTACCGGGAGCTGTTCGACCAAGGCCTGGCCCAGCAAGTGCTCAAGGATTTCCCCCTCGTCATCCTGTTCGACCTGGCCTTCG
Coding sequences within:
- a CDS encoding TetR family transcriptional regulator, producing the protein MSKPDKREEIIRAALELMAEQGFHGAPMAMIAERAGVGAGTIYRYFENRDVLINELYRTLEGLMYPYILDGYSTEAPFRARFLHLGTALLRYFIEHPLHFRYLEQFHNSPYGVAFRRDKLLGNEKRCEVYRELFDQGLAQQVLKDFPLVILFDLAFGPLISVARDHILGFVHLDEAMITRTIEACWDGIRR
- the tatA gene encoding twin-arginine translocase TatA/TatE family subunit (TatA; similar to TatE that is found in some proteobacteria; part of system that translocates proteins with a conserved twin arginine motif across the inner membrane; capable of translocating folded substrates typically those with bound cofactors; similar to a protein import system in thylakoid membranes), whose protein sequence is MFGIGMPELFIILAILLVVVGPSKLPQIGQALGSGIRNFKKASTSDDVTKIHE
- a CDS encoding hydrogenase 2 large subunit (involved in hydrogen uptake); translation: MSKRITLDPITRIEGHLRIDVEVNGGKVAKAWSSAQMWRGIETILKGKDPQDAWSLAQRFCGVCTTVHAISSIRSVENALKVDVPLNAQYVRNILMAQHSVQDHIVHFYHLSALDWVDIVAALKADPKKAAQIAQSLSDWPGNSEKEFKAVQDKLKSFVSGGKLGIFASGYWGHPAMRLTPEINLIATAHYLKALDYQRKAAQAGAILGGKNPHIQNLVVGGVATALNLENMTTINMERLAYLRSLMEETRDFVQKVYYPDMIAIASAYKEWFKYGAGVTNYLAVPEFPEDTKNTQFALNGGIFFNGDLGTFKAITNHQDPYLIDNISEGVAHAWYEGSATHHPWEGETKPEYTDFQENGKYSWCKSPRFAGRPVQVGPPAQLFAAYAGGNQKVKKLVDTTCQKIGVSVRDLHSTMGRLGARAIRAHLMADLSLEYLDKLVTNLGKGDTIYANHTEIPSGEYKGVGFHEAPRGSLSHWMVIDGKKIKNYQAVVPSTWNASPRDEKGNLGPYEASLVGNPVAQEDKPLEVLRTIHSFDPCIACAVHAVDPEGKEITSVKVL
- a CDS encoding hydrogenase maturation protease is translated as MKTLIFGAGNLLLSDEGFGVHCIRYLEKHYSFPEEVELYDGGTLGIMVTHKFEEAERAYIIDVVEAAGTPGELLRFEKDDIMLNRIPVKLSPHQIGIQEMLLLSEMRGGSPDRITLIGVIPESLDASDQLSPTLQARLDDVAGMILKDLAADGVAVLPMAA